In the Apodemus sylvaticus chromosome 3, mApoSyl1.1, whole genome shotgun sequence genome, AGTGTCCTCCTTTTACAGTGAGGTAGATGGAACGTAATAATAAATCCCTTTGGTGCGGTGGTGGCATGCTGCTGACATCAACTAGGGCTGGATCCCAGAGTGGGCATCACATCCTGAAAGAATCAAGGTAGGAGGGTGCCTTCTCCCCCACTAAGCAATGATATTGGGACTCAGTAGCTGCCTTCAGGGCAAGGTGCTGGAAGGGGGCCCTGtcgagggtggaggtgggggattgGTTGGACCCAAGGAAGCTGGAACAGGCTGGCGTCGAGCAAAAAGGATACCTGATAAAGGGTTGAAGAGatgtaaaattcaaaaataaaccaGAGAATGTGGGACCCCCCACAAACCACTGCCGACAAGTCCCCCCCCCCCGTCAGTGAGAAGCTCCTATGACAATGTGGGCAGCTTGAAATGGGTGCACGATAAATACTGAAACTCACAGATCCATGACCAAGCAGACATCCCATGGCAACCGTGCTGCATAGACCATGCTGGGACCTCATGCCGTGTAGACATTCTCTTGAATCCATTTTAATGTAACAATACTCTAAACCCCCATGCAAGTTCAGATACCCCTGGACCTCATGCTCATAGAGAAAAATCTAAAATCCCCCATGCCAGTGTAAACCCTAGCTTCATGCCAATATAGACAGCCTCTAATTCCCATACCAGTGTAGACCACCCCATTGATCTCTAGCGCCATGTTGATACTGCTGATGCCACTGCCTGCCAGACTGAGGGGCCCATCCAACCGCTCTTCTGTCCAGAAGAAGGCAGGGAAGTCACATTTGGGGGAATTAGATTTCACTCCTTCCTTATTCCTGCACTTGAACCCCATATCATAATGACGTGGCTGTCTATAAGGGGATCTGTCTGTACCACCTCCAACCTCCATCGGGTGAAGGAAGAGTCTATCTTCCCTCTGCACACTAGCCCAAAGCCCTTCACTAAACAAGCCCTTCCTCACCCCTCAGGGGAGCCTTGCTACGGGGCAGGAAACCAGGGGGTGCCCCCAATCGAGGTGGGTCCATGGGGCCCATCAGCACAGCCCTCTTCTCTGGGGGTTCTTCTGGCGCCAGCTTCTCCCGTGCAGCCTCCAAGGCCAAGCCCACAGGAAGCGCCAGACGAGGAGGTGGGATTCCACTttcctctggaaaaacaaaaacaaaaacaaaaccccggCCACTCTGGTCCAACCAACCCGTGTTTGCATTTGAATCTCCCCCTAGACCTGGGACCAATAGAGGTCGCACAGGCAGATAAACTAGGTTCAGTCTCTCCTCCCATCCAAAGACTCTGGTTTAAGAGAATGAAGATGTGGAGGAAAAAAAGGGACCAGCATATATAGTTCTGGGCTGGTTTAGGTCAGAGAATGTGCAAGCTTTCTTTGCTCTTTGTTGCTAAATAAGTCACAGAAGTTGCAGACCACATCCAAATGGGATCCCTCTGAGGATAGCTGTGGATGAAGGGCCTTTTCCTGGATTTGAGACTCCACAGACTCGGGATCACTAACTTAGGGATTCCAAAACCCCTCAGCCCCATCAGATTTTGCTGCTCTCATATCGCAATGCCCCCACACCTGAGTCCCTACATTTTGTATTTCCTGTGCACAGATTTCAGAGACGCCGTACCCTAAACTCCGCcctgccaccccccacccccacccccaccccccctcccgcACCTTTCTTTACTGGGCTCGGGCTCAGTTGAGCGCAAGCGTGCGCTGGTAAGCCAGAAGCAGAACCCTGGGTGGGACCCGGGCAGTTCGGGGTCGCCGTCGGGGCGGGGCCATGACTCGAGGCAGGGCCAGGAGCGCCCCGAGGTGTGGGCCCTGCTAAGTTGAAGAGCGGGACCGCGGTGTAAGCTTGGCGGCGGCCCTCGCGACGATTGCTGTCTATGGCAGCCTGGAGCTCTCCTGGGGAACTGAGTGCTCGGGTCTCGCACTCGTATGGATACAAATACTTCATGTACCTAGGGGTGGACGGATGGGCGGTGGGAGGCTGGACCCAGCGGATggtcccacccctgcccct is a window encoding:
- the Arid3c gene encoding AT-rich interactive domain-containing protein 3C, whose protein sequence is MEALQRQQAARLAQGVGPLAPPRLPLPQPPLLGARTLQAPEGAVGVVRAEEEEEDEDEEGETPLAEEEAAEQSHPGARCPNSPSSQSPGIQPHEWTYEEQFKQLYELDADPKRKEFLDDLFSFMQKRGTPVNRVPIMAKQVLDLYALFRLVTAKGGLVEVINRKVWREVTRGLSLPTTITSAAFTLRTQYMKYLYPYECETRALSSPGELQAAIDSNRREGRRQAYTAVPLFNLAGPTPRGAPGPASSHGPAPTATPNCPGPTQGSASGLPAHACAQLSPSPVKKEESGIPPPRLALPVGLALEAAREKLAPEEPPEKRAVLMGPMDPPRLGAPPGFLPRSKAPLREERLDGPLSLAGSGISSINMALEINGVVYTGILFARRQPVPASLGPTNPPPPPSTGPPSSTLP